Genomic segment of Arachis stenosperma cultivar V10309 chromosome 4, arast.V10309.gnm1.PFL2, whole genome shotgun sequence:
TAATGTATAATCTAtactattaaaataaaatagacataattttaaaaaatttgtattCTCGTAATATTATTATGgataaaaatattagttattAAATATACATAAGTTGTGACTTGTGAGtaaaaaatcttaattttatatCACCCACCAAAGGACCAAGGAACTCAATGGTATCACCAATTTACTAGACCAAGCCATGTAAGGAGCTGTTATTTCTTACTATTGACATTAATGTGTTATGTACCATGGCCCCTGCTTACTATTGACATTAGTGTGTTATATCACCAATTTTTCTTACTACTGATACTGAATGCACTGAACAAGTGTCATCAACTGTGGCCACAGAAAGAATCGTATTCTCTCCATAAATTTTATTCTGAACTGGAGTACGatccaaataaataaataaggtaATTATtctaatgaaaatattaaaaatatttttttatgaaaattttattttaaaaagtatgatttatttattttgttatgatttaaataaagataacacgtttataacatataaaaattaagtTCTAAAATTTATCATccaataatcaaaatgaaataTATTTATACGAAAACAATTATAAAACCTTCATTGAAGTATCATCAATAAATAATCATAGTTCATATATCTAAGAGCAATAGTGTtcgaatataataaaaaataatcaaaatttatcttatttaataattaattttaattataatatataattataaatattatatatataaaattataaatactatATAAAAAAGTTTAGAATGCGagcacttttattaaaatttggctAATACTTAactagcaaaagaaaaataagtaaGCTCACACTATTGAAtaaaatctcacaccattaaaaacacCGATAATAACTAATTGATGGttacaaatcacaaaatttgCTTCTCCCTATCACCTctcatattatattatataaaataactttaaatattttctttaatattaTGGATCTAAGAGTTTacttgaattaaaaaaattgaccGCAGTAACTGTATAATCCCCCGTGGGCTCTGCATTAAGCAATACTGAATAACTGCATGCTAATTGTTCTTCAATCGACAAATAATACTAAGCATGAGAAGAACTGAAGAAAATAATTTCAATGAAGTGCATACTATTTTCAATTAGAGTATTGCAAATTGTTAATTGACTAATATAAAACATTGACCTCGTAAACATTCACCAATTAcctttaaactaaattaaagcgCATTGACCTGTGTCCTCTCATCctaattattatttgtcttttaaCAGAAAAAGAACCACCCAAAAAATACCAAATAGTCCTAGACTCCTAGCTCATGTAGCTATAGAGTTTacttcaattaaaaaaattgaccaCAGCAACTGTAAAAAGAACCCCATGGTCTCTGCATTAAGCAACACCGCTAATTGTTGTTCAATCTACAACAATGTGGTGTACTAAACTCGCTAGATTTTTTTCTCAGAAATTCTCCACAAGAAAATTTCATGCCACTGCTGCAAGAATCTCAAAATGGAGGGATTTTATGAAGGAAGAGTTACAAAATGATACAAAGCGTCTAAGAACCGAAGAGAGTGACAAAGTTTGCATCTACAGAGTCCCAACGAGCATGCGTCAGGTTGAACCAAAAGCCTACACGCCCAGCATTGTTTCCATTGGTCCATGCCACAGAGGAGCACCTCGCCTCCAGAAAATGGAGATTCTCAAGAAGAATCTCTATCGCCGCCTCTTCGATCCGAATGGCCCCAATGCATCCAAACTAGACAAGGCTTTTGAGGCCCTGGAGGGGATAGAAGACAAGGTGAGGAGTTGTTACAAGGAAGAAATCGCTCTCGAAAGCGACGAGTTCCTTAAGATGATGCTGATTGATGGATCCTTTGTCATTCAGCTCTTGAGGGACTTATCGGAACAAGATGGAATTCTACAAACAAGTTATCTAAGCAGCAGGTGGATGCTGCCAGTCATTCGCCGCGATTTGATCATGCTTGAAAACCAACTCCCGTTCTTTGTTTTGAACGAATTGTTCGATTTAACAAACACTGATTCTGTTTCGTGCCAACAACAAAAACAACCAAGCAAAAGTCTCAAGTATCTCAGTCTTGAATTCTTTTACCCTCTGCTCCAGGCTGGGTCGGAAACCATTCCGCCTTGCGAGAAGCTTGACGAGTTAGAGGTTGATCactttcttcatcttcttcgtTATGCCATCGTTAAGCGGAGCGAACTCAAATTAGAAGTGAAGGCAGGGGATCAGCGTTACATGATTCGCCCTGCAACCGAGTTATCTGAGGCCGGAGTGAAGATCAAACCGGATAAGAATCCAAACCGGAGGCTTTTGAATATAACCTTCAAGAAGAGACCATGGCTGCTAACTAGAGAACTCACTATCCCTCCTTTATACATGAATGATCACAGAGGAACCGTGCTTCGAAACATCGCTGCATTCGAGAAGTGTCACAAAGGAATCAAACCGGATGTAACGACCTACTTGTTTTTCTTCAACGGACTCATAAACTCAGCAGAAGATGTAGCTCTTCTCCATTACAAGGGTGTGCTTCACCATTCCTTAGGGTGCGATAAAGAGGTTGCGCAATTGATCAACAACATTTCAAAAGAAATGGTTCTTGACAAGAAGGAATCGTACCTTTACGAAGTGGTGAATGCAGCAAATAAATATTGCGGTAACAAATTTGCAAGAATGAGGGCTTGGTTGGTGCATAACTACCTTAGTGGATGGGGTGTGGGAATTTCAACAATTGGTGCGATTTTGGCACTTTACTTCACTTTGATTCAGACTGTGTATGGGTTTAAAGAAACGATAAAAGATTGGGGGAATTACAGGTTTGGGTCACTACTCTTAGAAGCATTGATTATTACTCCTCTCAAGGGTGTTCCAAAATCCATGGTCTCTGCAGCGGAACGTTATAAAGGAGCCGCTGGTTCTAACAATTGTGGAGATAGGTGCAGGGAAATTCTAAATATGTGTATGGAAGTGTGTATCACTGAATAAGATTTCTTGTTTGAAGGAATTTTGTTTTTCATATCGTCATATCAATCAAATAATAAGTTGAGGTTCGTCATTGCGTTGATGAGTAGAGTTGCTCTTTAGTCTTCATCACTGATTGAGAAATAGATTTTATTTTCTCTAGAAAATGGGACAAGTAGGttattgaaaaacaaaatttttactttaaatatCATTCTTTACTCAACTTTTAAATCTagcattttattattttattttttaattaagcattttttatttttaaagaatcattattatttttatttaatttaaattttataaatattatactTACACTATAAAAGTGAAACGATCTCtaatatactaattttttatagaaTCACCGTAGTTTTCATaataaactttaattttgttttctagTTAACGTGAACCAAAAAAAGAATTTCAACAAGTTTATGccacttcaatttttttttctagtttCTAAAAAAACGTGTATCAAAGCACTATCAGTTGAGTCTCTTTGAATAATTTTACTAAGAAAGAATCTAAAAAACTAATTAGGATGCAGTTAATTTGgagttaattaattaagaaatagtttttatttttaattttaaaattcaaaaaattagaatagtaaaaaattttttattgtgaccattttgttgatttttttaattattttacatgTGTTTATAatacatttaaaataataaaatagtatacaaaatatttttagcaCACCTGTAaactttatttaaatttatgtttatattttttttaacataaatgatattttaatatattcaaaataataagataacataaaaaatatttttgaattacatCTAAAATTTGCTCAAATTcgtgtttatattttttttaatataaattattttttaatctatataaaattataagattaCTCATTAATGTATCTGAAATTCATCTAAAAATAATTGTATTAATTACTCttgttaaataattataaactaCACGTTAAGTACAATTTTAATCCCTATGATTTTAgttgaaaatcaaaataatttctAACAGTTTTTTTGTTCAAAATTATCCTCAGcgttaaattttatttcaaaatcgtCCTCGAACAAAAATATGCTTGTGTTTGTTACTCGATCTCTTCCTCTATCTTTCTTATCACACTTTTTTGCTCTTCATCCTAAAATTTTCTTTCCTCACagcaagaaaatataaattgaaaataataaatctttATATTCAAACAAAATACTTAACCAAGTTGTTATAATAACATTTCAAATCACGCGCCTccttctctattttcttctttgtttctttttccttctccttctttctttctttcttctcctcctcctcctcctcctcctcctcctcctcctccttcttcttcttcttccaaatTCGCGCACGCAGGTTCTTCTTGTTCCCTCCTCCTcctcgttcttcttcttcttccccaatGTTGTgtcttcttgtttttcttttccttttttgttaTCGTCATCACGAATAACACTaacatttcttcttctcttcttcttcttcttcttcttcttctcttcgctgttgataagtattgaccaaattttttagcaaagaagaatgaaattattcattatcACTTTATTCAATGGCATTAGATTTCACTTCATTCCATTCAATTAGTTCAGTTTTGAAAAAATAGTCAAAAAGACTCAATCATAAACAAAAACACATCGAATTCATCTAAATGAACCTCAAATAAACTAACAAATGAATCGAAATtacttaaggaataaaaaaCTTGGTCAAAACTTAACAATAGCATCAACTAAACCTCTATTAACACacaaataaactaaaattagTTCAGTTTTGAACAAACAGTAAAAAAgactcaatcatcaacaaaacacatataatttatttctggatccaaatgaacctcaattaaatTAAGACATGAaccaaaattacttaaaaataaaaaatttggtcaatacttatcagcagcatcaagtgaatcttaattaattcacaaataaatcaaaattagtttaattttgaacAAATAGTCAAAAAGACTCAATCACCAACAAAAACACATCGAATTTATTTTTGGATccaaatgaacctcaattaaaagaagaaaaaaaaacacagCAACAACAGCAATAATAAAAGAATGACGATTGAGAGAAAACacgcaaagaaaaagaaggaatgcgaagaagaaggaggagaaagaagaacaagaagaagaaggaagaacatgaagaagaagaaaaagaagaaggaatgcGAAGACGAAGAAGGAGGAAagcgaaaaagaagaaggaagaacgtGAAGAAGAAAGAACGCAAAAACGAAGATGAAGAAGCGTTAATTGAAACGCGCGTGTGTACAAGCTGGTGTAATgaaagtgtttttttttttaatttgggcCTGCTTGGTTGGACTTGGATACAAAATGCTTGGATGTATAGTTGGGCTATTAAATCTAACTAAGTTGGCCAAACTATAATAAAAACCACTTTAAAAAAGAAACGCATGACACACGCTCCAGTGCTCCACTAGCGCACATTTCAAAGAGTTTGTACTATATGTACAAGTCTTTCTACACTTTCTGTAGCACACAAATTTTTGTTGGAGAGCATAGAAATTTCGAAGTATAGCACACAATTTTTGAAGTACAACACACAAAAATTAGAACATAACACAAACTTATCGATATAGCACAAAAATTTTTGCATATAGTACACAAATTTTTGAACTATAACATACAAATTTTTGAAGCACAGTATACAAATTTTGCTACACCAAAATTTATGTACACATTCTTTTATTGAGTTCTATTACACCATACTATATCCCATGTATAAATCAAACAAAGTGAAATAACAcacaccccttcattttcacaacACATAAATAATAGCTTGGTAGCTCACACTATCATTAAACAAATTATAGTTTATCATAGCACACAAATATTTTAGCGTAGCACACATTATTGTTCTGCATAGCACACAAATTCACATATATAGCACAAAAATCAGAATTatagaataatattaatttttcaaacaaCTGAATTAAAGAAAACTAAGATCATCATAAATAATCataatcaagaaaaaaaataaaagtatataCAATAACACACAAATATCGAGTATAGAAAAACAACACAAGTAATCGAAGCTAATAGTCTGGTAACTCACACTAATATATCAGAAATTATTAAACAAATTCTGGTTTATTACAGCACACAAATATTTTAGcacagtgatgagcggataatttatacgctttttggcattgtttttatatagtttttagtaagtttgagctacttttagggatgttttcattagtttttatgttaaattcatatttctggactttactatgagtttgtgtgtttttctgtgatttcaggtaaattctgactgaaattgagggatttgagcaaaactctgaaaaaggctgacaaaaggactgctgatgctgttggattctgacctccctgcactcgaaatggattttctggagctacagaactctaaatggcgcgctctcaacggcgttggaaagtagacatccagggctttccagcaatatataatagtccatactttattcgaagaatgacga
This window contains:
- the LOC130976840 gene encoding putative UPF0481 protein At3g02645; protein product: MWCTKLARFFSQKFSTRKFHATAARISKWRDFMKEELQNDTKRLRTEESDKVCIYRVPTSMRQVEPKAYTPSIVSIGPCHRGAPRLQKMEILKKNLYRRLFDPNGPNASKLDKAFEALEGIEDKVRSCYKEEIALESDEFLKMMLIDGSFVIQLLRDLSEQDGILQTSYLSSRWMLPVIRRDLIMLENQLPFFVLNELFDLTNTDSVSCQQQKQPSKSLKYLSLEFFYPLLQAGSETIPPCEKLDELEVDHFLHLLRYAIVKRSELKLEVKAGDQRYMIRPATELSEAGVKIKPDKNPNRRLLNITFKKRPWLLTRELTIPPLYMNDHRGTVLRNIAAFEKCHKGIKPDVTTYLFFFNGLINSAEDVALLHYKGVLHHSLGCDKEVAQLINNISKEMVLDKKESYLYEVVNAANKYCGNKFARMRAWLVHNYLSGWGVGISTIGAILALYFTLIQTVYGFKETIKDWGNYRFGSLLLEALIITPLKGVPKSMVSAAERYKGAAGSNNCGDRCREILNMCMEVCITE